The Fulvia fulva chromosome 1, complete sequence region TGTACAAGCTCTTTCAGCACAACTCATGATCTTAAACGAGAGCATATATTGATGGCGCAAGAAAGAAGACGTCTCTTCGGTTCTTGCACGTTTTCCAGCTTCCTCCGCACTTTCTCCAGACCACAGATCCATTTACGATCCGGGCTTTGGCGCTACGTTTCACATGTGTGGCGGAGCACCAACGGCGTCAGGGACGAGGTGCACACGCATTGGCGTCTCACTTTGCGGGCGATGATCGACGCCGCGCCCTGGGCGAGTACGCAGTCTGCAGACCAGGAACAGTCTCCTGTTATTGCGAGAACTTGACATGATCCATACATTACATCTTCCTTTCGCGCATTCATTCATTGACAACGACTGACGCGATCGCGGGGCGCAGTTTGGGTACCGAAACAGCACAGCCCGTGATTACACGAAGCGCGAGAGGCTGGTCCAGGCGCGTGCGTGGCAAACACTCGAGCATTGTGGGCGCGGGCAGGAGTAAGACATAAGCAGGAAGCCAAGGTCAGGACACATATCGTAAGCTTTTTGGGAGCAAACCGCGATTCGACTACTACATGCGACGACTTTTCGAAGTCCACGACATCGGACCGGCCACGAGGCACGACGACTCCCAAGCACGGGCGTGCGAACGATACCCTTCATAATGCCGAGTATACTATCGCAGCGCGATATAGGATCTTCACTCGCTGGCGTCAAGGATACCTTTTCAGGATGGGACAGCTGCATGAGCAAGGCATATTGCAAGTGGCCTGTGATAATAGGCATAATCATAGGGTCCTTGATCATCCTATCGCTCGTATGGTGTTGCGCAAGGTGCATATGCTGCGGTGCTGAATGCTGTTGTGGCTGTCTTGCGTGCTGCAATGTATGCTGCCCCTCACCTAGAGGCGGACGTTCAGGCAGGAACGAGGGCTACCAGCAAGCACCCCCTACACCCTATCACAACCAATACCACCAGCCTCCGCCGCCAATGTATACCAGTGGAGCGGCAGGCTACAGGAGCGCAACTGTACCGCAGACAGCGACGTTCGATACGCCTTCGAAGAGCGCGAACTTTAACGAAGATGCACTTCCTGCGATGCCAAGTTGGGACAATGCAACGAGTAGGAAAGTAGAACAACCTTATGAGGATGTCGAGATGGAGAAGTTCGATCAACGAGGGACAAGTCCGAATCCAGGATCACAGATGCTATACCAAAATCCAGAGCCCGCATATGCTGGACAGCAGGACAATCTACTGTCCAGGCAGGAGACCGGACGGTACTCTGACGGAAACAGCACACACCATGTCGCAGCTTCGCACTCCGGAGGCATTGGCACGATGACTGCCGCAGCGCAGCCATATCATGATTACCAGCAGCAGCGGCAGCTCTCCCCCTCGCCATATGAGTCGCAGAGTCAGAATCGTGGCCCGGCTTCCCCATCGCCATATGGATCCTATGACCAAAGTCGTGGACTAACCTCACCTTCTGCGTACAGCTCGCAGAACGAGATCCGAGGACCTGCTGCACCTTCTCCGTACTCGCCAGCATTACGAACTCCAGTCTCGCCACATGAGACCACTCACACTCCTCATGCTGATTCGAGCGCGAACTATTTTGGGGGTGGGCAGCGAGGAGGTGGTGGCTACGAGGCAAGCATTCCTCCGAGCTATCACATTGCGCCGCCTAGTGATATAGTCTCGCCTGTGAGTCCGCAAGCCAGCTACCCCGGACAACAACAATATCAGGCATATGGAGCCTCGAATACTGGAAGGCAGGCCGCTCCAGGGTCATGGAGGGAAGTTTAAGTTTCGAAGTCGTGTAGCGCTGCGTATCCGGTGCGCCACCCCACAAGCGGTTTCATGCCTACGGAGAGACGATTCAGAGCTTCAGATCCTGCTTCGAGGCTATTGGCTTGGAGACGATACAATCTAGCACATGTACGTTGTATGTCTCACATGAAAGTGGTCCTTTTCTGCAATGTAAATGTCGCCGCGCGGTCGTGTTCGGAATTCGGCAAGCGGGTTCGAGAGGCATTCGTGCTCTGACACGTCTGACTGGACATGAAATGTGAGAAATTATCTTTCGTCCATGTTCTGTCTCAGATCAAAGATGGAGCGGATTGAGGATCCAGATGTCATACTCGGCAGATTGTGGATCGTCGCAACAGAATTACCTTCGATGCATCGCCTCGCGTAAGTACTGTCGAGATGCGCTGGACAGCCATTGGATCCAAGATGTGAGAAATTAGCATTCGTGCCTGCCGTGTCTCAGTCGGGTGGCAAACAGTCTCCATAGTTGACTCGCCTCAGGGTGGACAAGATGATCAAGCCTCCGACTCTGCTCTGACTTCACTCCTTCAGACACATCTTCAGATTCTTCACAGAGCCGCGACAGTGACGTAGTAATGCAGCTTTTTGTTCGCCGTAAAAGCGCCGTGGCTAGCCGGGATTGACAGTGGAGTCGGCGGCTTCGAAACAAGCAGACACGTCGAGATCGAAGCAGCTGGACTTCGTTGTTGTGAAGATGAACAAGCAACACGTGCAGCTGTATATGGTCATGTGGGAGTGTAACAAAGGCATTGCAGTCGGGCCGAAGAAGGATGAATGCTCGCGTGGTCGTGCATGGGACAACGGCCAGAAGCCGGGTCGAATTGCGGGGGAGCTTCTTCTTGGAGTGAGCGAGGTCGATCTGCTCAAAGTCGTGCAACCACCGCGCACGTTCAGCTGTAAATCGCACGACACACCAATTGCTATAGAGCTGCTCCATCGTCGCCGCGACTCTCCGACTTTGCTCCAGACGCTTGCTGTCACTGCCACTGCCACTGCCACTGCCACTGCCACTTTGTTGTTTCTTGCTCGTCGTTCTTGACAGCTCCGCCGAAACATCAGCCATCAGCCATCAGCCATCAGCCATCCTGGCACCGAGCAGACACCACCGCTCCCACAGCCTACCGACCCAGCCCAGAGAGGCCACACTCGCCCGTCTCAAGCTCGCCAGCAACGTCCCTGACCTCAAGGAAGAAGACGAAGAGCTTCCCTTCTTACGCGACCTTCGAGGGAGCAAGTCGATCTACAGCAGACTTCGAGGACGAGCTGCCGAGCCAACAGGTCTTGTCACTCTCATCGTCTTGGTATTGCTAGTGCTCTTACAGTTCATCCTCCCGGTCCCCTACAGCTCGCTATTCTCTCTGCGATCCCGCTACCCACCGCTCCCACCGCCGTCTTGTCCATCGCCGAACCCCTTCGTCTCAGAGCTGTACTGCCGAGCTCCACCGCACATACCCGGAAGCTTGTACAACCCGAGTCCGCGCAGCATGGCATTGGCTCAAGCAGCAGAGCGGGTAGCCGCTGAGTTCGAGTACCCGAAGGAAGATGTGAACCGAGGCGTCAAAGAGTTCATCCGCCAGATGGACGAGGGTCTTGGTAAGACTGGTGCGACCATGTCCCAGATCCCGACCTACGTTACGGCTGTGCCAAACGGAACCGAGAAGGGACTGTACATGGCTGTTGATCTTGGCGGAACCAACTTCCGAGTATGCTCCATCCAGCTGCATGGTAACAGCACCTTCAGCTTGACGCAGAGCAAGGTCGCTATACCGAAGGATCTCATGGTTGCGAAGACGAGCCATGAGCTGTTTGCATTCTTGGCGAAGCAGATTGAGCTGTTCCTGAAGACACATCACGGCGAGCACTACCAGGGACacaaggagaagaagaagtcgtTCATGAGCGAGAGGGATGAGGAGGTCTTCAGCTTGGGCTTCACATTCAGCTTTCCAGTGCAGCAATCTGGTATTAACAAGGGCACGCTTATCAGATGGACCAAGGGATTCGATATTCACGACACTGTTGGCAAAGACGTCTGTGCGCTCTTACAGCAGGAGATTGATGCTCTCGGTCTGCCTGTGAGGGTTGCGGCGTTGGTGAATGACACTGTTGGCACACTCATGGCAAGATCGTACACATCACCTGGCAAGACTGGTACACTTCTTGGCGCCATTTTCGGCACCGGGACGAACGGCGCATACGTTGAGAAGTTGGACAAGGTCACGAAGCTGAACAATCTGGGCGCTGAAGCTGGCGATGTGGACAGGACTACTGGCGAGATGATCATCAACACTGAGTGGGGCAGCTTCGACAACCAACTGTCTGTTCTGCCAAACACACAGTACGACCGCGATCTTGACCGGGAAAGTGTCAACCCCGGCATCCAGATGTTCGAGAAGCGCGTGTCTGGCATGTTCTTGGGAGAGATCCTGCGTCGGTCGCTGATCAGCTTGTTGAACGACAAAAATGTGCCTCTATTCACGGACGAGCACAGCAACCAGAATGATGTCCACAGCACCACAAACGTTGACAAGGATTCACCTCTGTACAAGCAGTGGGGCATCGACACCTCTTTCCTCTCCATCACTTCGGGTGACAACTCAGCTGGCCTCAAGGTTACCCGCCAAACgctagacaaggagtacgGTGTCACTGCTGCTTCGTCGGAGGACGCTGAGGCAGTACGTCTTATTGCGAGCGCTATTGGCAAGCGTGCCGCGAGGCTTTCTGCTGTTGCCATTGCAGCAATTGTGATCGCAACAGACAAGCTCAAGAAGCCGACCGACATCTCCACAACCAACAACGCCAGCCTGGAGGTGAACGAGGATGATGTCGTCGACATTGGTGTTGACGGCAGCTTGGTTGAGTTCTACCCCCGATTCGAGGAGTACATCCGTGAAGCACTCAGGGACATACCAGAAGTCGGACCAGAGGGCGAGAAGAAGATCCGTATCGGCATTGCCAAGGATGGCAGTGGCGTGGGCGCGGCATTGATCGCGCTTGTGGCCGACAAGGCTATGAAGAGTAAGTCATCAACAGACGATGGTGAAGAATCTCGCACTTACTCGCAATAGTATCAGCACCCAGCACATCATCAGGCGGTGGCTTTCTCCAGAGCTTGATCTCGAACATCAACAGAAGCATTCGGTATCGTGTGTAGGCAGCAATTGGGTACTTTGCATTTCATGGGGAGAAACACAGCATGTAGCCGAGGAGTTGAAATTGTAAAATGTTGTATGTAGGGGGCACTTTTGCACATGGCATAGGCGCTTACTGGCGCAGGAATTGACGGTTTCAGAATAAGCCTCCCCGGGTCTTGCTTTGAATGTCATACCACGCGAACAGCTACGAATGCCCACGGACCCTTGGATGACGGCGAACATCCGAGCAATCATCTGGCGAGCATCAAAGCATTCTATCGACGATCCACTTTCTCCGGTCCGAGCACGTGCTCTTGCTCTCCCTCCAACTCTTGATCCGATCCACAAGCCATCCAGAAGACACTCCCTTGGCCATCTCGCCCAAGCGCGGCACTTCGCTTGTCTTGCAACGAGTTTGCTCATCGAGCATGAATTGGAGACACTTCGTATGCTGCATACAGATGGAACGACAGGCATCCAAACTCTCTACCGGTCCTTGGTCCATGCCAGCATTGTTCGTCCAGTCGGCTGTTCCAGTGCTAGGCTGTGACATAACACGAGGCAGGATATACTCGTCGAACACGTCCTGATGCCGCAAAATCTTCGAAGAGTTCTGGAAAGTTTCAGTCAAAGCCGCTTGATTCAGTCCTCTATTCGCGGTAAGACTTACACCTTTTGTGCCCGCGATCCATGCCTGTTCGAATCGCCACATGTCCTCAACAACGACAGGCGCAAGGTGATGATAGGACACAGTGGGAGTGCACCACCAGTCATCCCTCTCGTACGGTACATTGCCGATCTCTTCGCCCTGGAAAATTGCTCTGGCGTTGATAAAGTGCGCGCCAACCTCCCGTAATACAGCACCAAGCACAGCATCTCCGGCCCAAGTGTTCTCGACATACTGGTCCCAGAAAGCTCGTTCCGCCTGGTACTTCTCCACCATCATCTCGAGCGCCGGGCGGGACAGCACAAATCCGGTCCCTCCATGTGCGAAGTGTGTGGTTTGCAACATGATCATGCTGCCCATGTAGATTGGGTCGTCTGAATTGAGCTCTGGTAGGTAGTTGAGCAACGTCTGCCAGAAGATCAGGGTATCCACTTCGACGAAGAGGTACCACTTGGCATCTGGATATTCTTGCAAAGTTCGGGTCGCCATGGGAAGGAACTTCCATTTGTCCAATTTCCAGCCAGGATTGCCAGTGTTCCCATACTTGCTGGCATGCGAGGCACTTACAGGACCGCTGAGCTCCTCTGGTAGTAGCACTGAGCGACCGCCATCCTGGAGCCGACGCCAAAGGTCGAAGTCGGGGTTGTTCTGTTTGATCTTGTCATCGATCGACTCTAGAGCGTCGATAATCTGGATCCCCTCGTACGTTTCCGCATAGTCCGAGAAGACCAGAGACCGAGGATAGCATGTCAGTGTGGTGTTGATGTGCACCACGAACTTGTCCTGGAATTCAGTAGAGCCGGTTTTAATGACGACTACCACGTCTTCTGCTCCGGGCAACTGGCGACATGCCAAAGGTCTCTCGGTGGAAAATGGGAGCGGTGCATCGTGTCGCAATGAGCTAGAAAATCGAGGAGAGCCGTAAAGGTACAAGAAGATGAGGAATAATGTAGCGACAACGGCGGCACTTGCTTTTCGGGGCATGCAAGAAGCACTGTTCGACAATTGCATCTCTCCGGTGTGTGGGCTATAGCATGGTCGAGTGTGTGATATCCTCGATGGCGCTACAGTCGACTCCGGTAAGGCTACAGTATGTCTTACTCACAGTCCATCGATTCTGAGGCTCTCGCACTGAGGTGCGTGGCCCTAGTTCGCAGGCCTGTCTCGCCATGATACCCGTCGGTTTGCGACTGCGTCCCGCGGCTGGCTGGGATTATCACCTGGTCGCATCTTCGACAAGGCTGATGCCAGGTAGCTGAGTATAACGAGCATTTCACGCAGCACTAGGAACAGACCATGCCACTAACTTAGCTGTATGCGTGATCAGTACCCAACAGCCGACGCCACATGCTTCGCCGCACCCCAGCTCGGATTCTCGCGTTCCGACACATGGTGTTGCTGGCTTGTATCAATTGCCACACACGCTCAAAATACACGATATGTAGCTCAAATTGCTCAGAATAGCATCGCGAATACAGAATTTGAGAGCCTGTGGGCACTATAGTGGGCTCCATGGTGTGTTGTTGTATGTGGTGAGGTGGTGAGAAAGCAAGAAACGCGTGAATCTCGACACGGGCGCATGAAGCTTTGGTGGGGCTCTCACCAAAATCCCATGCCGAAGCGTCAACACCAACCTCTCGGCAACACAACGTGTTTTTACGCGATATGAGCATGCAGAATGTGGAAACAGATAGCTGCGAACACATTGGGAAAAGAAGCAAGTTGATATGAGCAATATTGGTGGTGTTGATGATAAAAAGTCACTGGGGTGCGGCGACTGCTGGGGTGCGGCGAAGCTTGTGGCACAGCCGACGCCCATCGATCCTGAGGATTCCTTGTTCCGATCCTGCTCGAGCACTCTGCAACGTGGAGAAATACTCTGGGTGACACAATGAAACGAGGTTACCGGGAGCCTGGTCATTTCTAAGATTGGGCTGACCACAACCCACGCGCTTCATCGCGCTTTTCTCCGGCCACTCCGCCGGTATCTTTTCCGACGATTGGCGACGCATAATTGACACCAATTGTATATCAGCTCTGCTTCTTTGGCCTACAAGCACCTTTCGATACGGGGATTTCACGAAACTTCGTTGACTGGGATCCTGTGGAGTTACAACTGTGCCAACGACCCTTGTAGTCGCACCCGATACCTCTTCCATAGAGAGCACGACGATTCGATTGCTCAGCCTTACTGAGGTACATGCATCGCTACAAGGAAGGCGTTCATCTTGTTGATCTACATGCTGCACACAGCAAGCCGCATACCAGCCGCATCTGTAGGCGCTCGGACAACCGGAGATCTCTGTCTGGCCGGATCCACCAAGAGACTGGCGATGTACCTC contains the following coding sequences:
- a CDS encoding Glucokinase, which codes for MALAQAAERVAAEFEYPKEDVNRGVKEFIRQMDEGLGKTGATMSQIPTYVTAVPNGTEKGLYMAVDLGGTNFRVCSIQLHGNSTFSLTQSKVAIPKDLMVAKTSHELFAFLAKQIELFLKTHHGEHYQGHKEKKKSFMSERDEEVFSLGFTFSFPVQQSGINKGTLIRWTKGFDIHDTVGKDVCALLQQEIDALGLPVRVAALVNDTVGTLMARSYTSPGKTGTLLGAIFGTGTNGAYVEKLDKVTKLNNLGAEAGDVDRTTGEMIINTEWGSFDNQLSVLPNTQYDRDLDRESVNPGIQMFEKRVSGMFLGEILRRSLISLLNDKNVPLFTDEHSNQNDVHSTTNVDKDSPLYKQWGIDTSFLSITSGDNSAGLKVTRQTLDKEYGVTAASSEDAEAVRLIASAIGKRAARLSAVAIAAIVIATDKLKKPTDISTTNNASLEVNEDDVVDIGVDGSLVEFYPRFEEYIREALRDIPEVGPEGEKKIRIGIAKDGSGVGAALIALVADKAMKISAPSTSSGGGFLQSLISNINRSIRYRV